Proteins from a single region of Salvia miltiorrhiza cultivar Shanhuang (shh) unplaced genomic scaffold, IMPLAD_Smil_shh original_scaffold_265, whole genome shotgun sequence:
- the LOC131003725 gene encoding ethanolamine-phosphate cytidylyltransferase-like gives MGLEGGSSQRIAASWLIGGLVIGLSMLGFQRFALPHIKKKKRPIRVYMDGCFDMMHYGHCNALRQARALGDQLVVGVVSDAEIIANKGPPVTPLDERMIMVSGVKWVDEIIPDAPYAITEEFMRKLFDEYNIDYIIHGDDPCVLPDGTDAYALAKKAGRYKQIKRTEGVSSTDIVGRMLLCVRERSTGDSNSHSSLQRQFSNGRSTLQRQFSHGRNNKSEDGVSGSGTRISHFLPTSRRIVQFSNGKGPGPDARIIYIDGAFDLFHAGHVEILRLARGLGDFLLVGIHTDHNVSAKRGQHRPIMNLHERSLSVLACRYVDEVIIGAPMEVSKDMVTTFNISLVVHGSVSEDNDYQKEKENPYEVPISMGIFKLLESPLEITTSTIIKRIVSNHDAYQKRNERKAESERRYYEEKAFVTGD, from the exons ATGGGTTTAGAAGGGGGGAGCAGCCAGCGGATTGCGGCGTCATGGCTGATCGGCGGGCTTGTAATAGGGCTGTCTATGCTGGGTTTCCAACGCTTTGCTTTGCCGCAcattaagaagaagaagaggccAATTAGGGTGTACATGGACGGCTGCTTCGACATGATGCATTACGGCCACTGCAATGCCCTCCGTCAAGCCCGAGCTCTCGGCGACCAATTGGTCGTCGGCGTTGTCAGCGATGCCGAGATTATTGCCAACAAGGGCCCTCCTGTTACTCCTCTTGACGAGAG GATGATCATGGTTAGTGGTGTCAAATGGGTGGATGAAATTATCCCTGATGCTCCCTATGCTATAACCGAAGAGTTCATGAGAAAGCTATTTGATGAGTACAACATTGATTACATTATTCATGGGGATGATCCTTGCGTTCTTCCAGATGGGACTGATGCCTATGCCCTTGCCAAGAAGGCTGGCCGTTACAAACAGATAAAGCGCACTGAGGGGGTCTCGAGCACTGATATTGTTG GTCGTATGCTTCTCTGTGTGAGAGAAAGGTCAACTGGGGACAGCAATAGCCACTCATCTCTGCAACGGCAATTCAGCAATGGCCGCTCAACTCTGCAACGACAATTCAGTCATGGTCGCAACAACAAATCTGAAGATGGTGTCTCTGGCAGTGGGACACGGATATCTCATTTTCTACCTACCTCTCGCAGAATTGTCCAGTTCTCAAATGGCAAG GGGCCTGGACCTGATGCTCGTATAATTTACATAGACGGTGCATTTGACCTTTTCCATGCTGGACATGTGGAG ATACTCAGGCTTGCCCGAGGGCTTGGTGATTTTCTTCTTGTAGGCATCCATACCGATCATAATGTTAG TGCAAAAAGAGGACAACACCGTCCAATTATGAATCTTCATGAAAGAAGCTTGAGTGTATTGGCTTGCCGATATGTGGATGAGGTTATAATTGGTGCCCCAATGGAGGTGTCGAAAGATATG GTTACGACTTTCAATATCTCTTTGGTTGTGCACGGATCTGTTTCTGAGGATAATGATTATCAGAAG GAGAAGGAGAATCCATACGAGGTTCCTATCAGTATGGGAATTTTTAAGCTTTTGGAAAGTCCTCTGGAGATTACAACTAGCACGATAATCAAGAGGATTGTATCAAATCATGATGCATACCAG AAACGAAACGAGAGAAAAGCTGAAAGTGAGCGAAGATATTATGAAGAGAAAGCTTTTGTGACAGGAGATTGA
- the LOC131003726 gene encoding unknown protein 1-like: MKPRSTPPSLHPRRRAAAATQTAISSSIQLIAVTECSSAECKKGEAMGSEVCADEVIMNGEVICGSWSFISKVSDEEAKNVAGPATPEENGEHNHPSSSSSSSPPPSPTTCLETPKETLFDSFAPGSDKLLLAPRHRKYREESRNHVVRCLNFKDFDNDEERLFEIVYGAIMDSISAELELAKAAAGEEASPPRSTLLTGVAETCPAPPTKSATTRKRCIIDNAICRKLDFSL, encoded by the exons ATGAAGCCGCGAAGCACCCCGCCTTCACTTCATCCTCGCCGCCGCGCTGCTGCTGCAACACAAACAGCCATCTCATCTTCTATTCAATTAATCGCCG TAACTGAGTGTAGCTCAGCTGAGTGCAAAAAAGGGGAAGCCATGGGATCTGAGGTGTGTGCAGATGAAGTAATAATGAATGGAGAAGTTATTTGCGGAAGTTGGAGTTTCATCAGTAAAGTAAGTGATGAGGAAGCAAAGAATGTGGCAGGGCCAGCAACTCCTGAGGAAAATGGAGAGCATAACCAcccatcatcatcctcatcttcATCCCCACCTCCTTCTCCAACCACCTGCTTAGAAACCCCCAAAGAGACCTTATTCGACTCGTTTGCTCCGGGCTCCGACAAGCTGTTGCTTGCTCCGCGCCACCGGAAATACAGGGAAGAGTCACGCAACCATGTCGTCCGATGCCTCAACTTCAAAGATTTTGATAATGATGAAGAGCGTTtgtttgagattgtgtatggcgccatcatggattctatttctgCAGAGCTGGAGCTGGCCAAAGCTGCTGCAGGTGAAGAAGCTTCGCCGCCTAGATCTACACTTCTCACCGGGGTTGCCGAGACGTGCCCAGCACCGCCTACCAAGTCCGCCACAACTAGGAAGCGATGCATCATCGACAACGCAATATGCAGAAAGCTTGACTTCTCACTCTAA